Proteins encoded by one window of Perca fluviatilis chromosome 13, GENO_Pfluv_1.0, whole genome shotgun sequence:
- the LOC120571045 gene encoding gastrula zinc finger protein XlCGF57.1-like: METEADGEDCGGPEPARNSHPHPLLQQVTGEKTGDSSEPETGDSDWKESSGRLSLKNYKVSVSDSRCSAGGKLISCCECRKRFGTKTILKIHMRTHTGEKPFSCLICKKSFASSGNLRIHMRMHTGEKPYSCSVCEKRFGTNQRLKNHTITHTGEKSFSCSECPKRFGTETHLKRHMITHTGEKPFSCSVCKQSFALSGNLQKHMRIHTGEKPFSCSVCDKRFAWHLQIKKHKCVGRQSSQLHQSQTEENREAEPPASRETQHMETEADGEDCGGPEPARNSHPLSQPETEDQTGDSSVAEIEVSYDDWEETREPQSGLMSRKNEEVPASDSRCSADEKPFSCSECGKRFGAKTTLKRHIRTHTGEKPFSCSECNKSFADSGNLRLHMKIHTGEKPFSCTVCVKRFLHKSQLQIHTITHTGEKPFSCSVCSKSFTQKIHLTQHMALHTGEKQFSCSVCGKHFIRKGNLMHHMRIHTGEKPFSCSVCQKRFAWHSLVKTHKCRPSSQLQQTQTKPIKTEAEDQTGDSS, translated from the coding sequence atggaaacagaagctgatggagaggactgtggaggaccagaaccagccaggaactcacatccacatcCACTTCTACAACAAGTGACTGGAGAaaagactggagactcttctgaacctgagactggtGACAGTGACTGGAAGGAAAGCAGTGGACGTTTGTCTCTGAAAAATTATAAAGTCTCTGTCAGTGATTCGAGATGCAGTGCTGGTGGGAAATTAATTAGCTGCTGTGAGTGTCGGAAAAGATTTGGCACCAAGACAATTCTGAAGATACACATGAGAACTCATACAGGAGAGAAACCCTTCAGCTGTTTaatctgtaagaaatcttttgcGTCAAGTGGAAATTTAAGGATACACATGAGAATGCATACAGGAGAGAAACCGTACAGTTGCTCAGTTTGTGAGAAAAGATTTGGAACCAATCAACGTCTAAAGAACCACACGATAACTCATACTGGAGAGAAATCCTTTAGCTGCTCGGAGTGTCCGAAAAGATTTGGAACTGAGACGCATCTCAAGAGACACAtgataactcacacaggagaaaagcctttcagctgctcagtctgtaagcaATCGTTTGCATTGAGTGGaaatttacagaaacacatgagaatccacacgggagagaagcctttcagctgcagtgtttgtgacAAAAGATTTGCCTGGCATCTACAGAtcaaaaaacataaatgtgttggtcgTCAGTcatcacagcttcatcagagtcAAACGGAGGAGAACAGAGAGGCAGAGCCTCCAGCCAGCAgagaaactcaacacatggaaacagaagctgatggagaggactgtggaggaccagaaccagccaggaactcacatccactttcacaaccagagactgaagaccagactggagactcttctgtaGCTGAGATTGAAGTTAGTTATGATGATTGggaggagaccagagaacctcagtcaggttTAATGTCTCGGAAAAATGAGGAAGTTCCTGCCAGTGATTCGAGATGTAGTGCTGATgaaaaaccttttagctgctctgagtgtggaaAAAGATTTGGGGCCAAAACAACTCTGAAGAGACACAtaagaactcacacaggagaaaaacctttcagctgctccgAGTGTAATAAATCTTTTGCAGATAGTGGAAACCTACGCTTACACATGAAAATCCACACAGGCGAGAAACCTTTCAGTTGCACGGTTTGTGTTAAAAGATTTTTGCACAAGTCACAACTACAGATACACACGATAACTCATACTGGAGAGAAACCCTTCAGCTGCTCAGTGTGCAGTAAAAGCTTTACACAGAAGATACACCTGACACAACACATGGCacttcacacaggagagaaacagtTCAGCTGCAGTGTATGTGGTAAACATTTTATACGAAAGGGGAATCTGATGCACCACATGAGaatacacacaggagagaaacctttcagctgcagtgtttgtcaAAAAAGGTTTGCCTGGCATTCACTtgtcaaaacacataaatgtcGTCCTTCCTCACAGCTGCagcaaactcaaacaaaaccGATAAAAACAGAagctgaagaccagactggagactcttcttaa